The following proteins are co-located in the Streptomyces bottropensis ATCC 25435 genome:
- a CDS encoding FAD-binding oxidoreductase, whose product MIMSRSEAPLIEDAVTTGNLVDRLLSGLPTEAVLVDPDVTASYANDMASFCEAGVPAVVVLPRTVEQVQHVMRVATDLRVPVVPQGARTGLSGGANASEGCIALSLTRMDRILEINPVDRIAVVEPGVVNATLSRAVNEHGLFYPPDPSSWEMCTIGGNIGTASGGLCCVKYGVTAEYVLGLDVVLADGRLMSTGRRTAKGVAGYDLTRLFVGSEGSLGVVVRAILALKPQPPRQLVLAAEFASAAAACDAVCRIMAGGHVPSLLELMDRTTVKAVNDLGHMGLPETTEALLLAAFDTPDPAADLAAVGALCEAAGATQVVPADDAAESELLLQARRMSLTALEAVKGTTMIDDVCVPRSKLGELIEGVERVAEKYDLTIGVCAHAGDGNTHPTVCFDATDPDESRRARESFDEIMALGLELGGTITGEHGVGILKKEWLARELGPVGTEMQRAVKSAFDPLGILNPGKLF is encoded by the coding sequence GTGATCATGAGCCGTAGCGAAGCCCCGCTCATCGAAGACGCCGTGACGACCGGCAACCTCGTCGACCGTCTGCTGAGCGGACTGCCCACGGAGGCGGTCCTCGTCGATCCCGACGTCACGGCCTCGTACGCCAACGACATGGCGAGCTTCTGCGAGGCGGGTGTCCCGGCGGTCGTCGTGCTGCCCCGGACCGTCGAACAGGTCCAGCACGTCATGCGCGTGGCCACCGACCTGCGTGTGCCGGTCGTCCCCCAGGGCGCGCGCACCGGTCTGTCCGGCGGGGCCAACGCCTCCGAGGGGTGTATCGCCCTGTCCCTGACCAGGATGGACCGGATCCTGGAGATCAACCCCGTCGACCGCATCGCCGTCGTCGAACCCGGCGTCGTCAACGCGACGCTCTCCCGCGCGGTCAACGAACACGGCCTCTTCTACCCGCCGGACCCCTCCAGCTGGGAGATGTGCACGATCGGCGGGAACATCGGCACGGCCTCCGGCGGCCTGTGCTGTGTGAAGTACGGGGTGACCGCCGAGTACGTCCTCGGCCTGGACGTCGTGCTCGCCGACGGACGGCTGATGTCCACCGGCCGGCGTACCGCGAAGGGCGTCGCCGGCTACGACCTCACCCGGCTCTTCGTCGGCTCCGAGGGCTCGCTCGGCGTCGTCGTACGGGCGATCCTCGCCCTGAAGCCGCAGCCGCCGCGGCAACTGGTGCTGGCGGCGGAGTTCGCGTCGGCCGCCGCCGCGTGCGACGCGGTGTGCCGGATCATGGCCGGCGGGCACGTCCCCTCACTGCTCGAACTCATGGACCGTACGACGGTGAAGGCCGTCAACGACCTCGGGCACATGGGACTGCCCGAGACCACCGAGGCACTGCTCCTCGCCGCGTTCGACACCCCGGACCCGGCCGCCGACCTCGCCGCCGTGGGGGCGCTGTGCGAGGCGGCGGGCGCCACCCAGGTCGTCCCGGCGGACGACGCGGCCGAGTCCGAACTGCTGCTCCAGGCACGGCGGATGTCGCTCACCGCACTGGAGGCGGTGAAGGGCACGACGATGATCGACGACGTGTGCGTGCCGCGCTCGAAGCTCGGCGAGCTGATCGAGGGCGTGGAACGCGTCGCCGAGAAGTACGACCTGACCATCGGGGTCTGCGCGCACGCCGGCGACGGCAACACCCATCCCACCGTCTGCTTCGACGCCACGGACCCCGACGAGTCCCGGCGCGCCCGCGAGTCCTTCGACGAGATCATGGCTCTCGGCCTGGAACTCGGCGGCACGATCACCGGCGAACACGGTGTGGGCATCCTCAAGAAGGAATGGCTGGCGCGGGAGCTGGGCCCGGTGGGGACGGAGATGCAGCGGGCGGTGAAGTCCGCCTTCGACCCGCTGGGCATCCTCAACCCGGGCAAGCTGTTCTGA
- a CDS encoding IclR family transcriptional regulator codes for MTAETSQTLDRGLRVLKLLADTDHGLTVTELSNKLGVNRTVVYRLLATLEQHSLVRRDLGGRARVGLGVLRLGRQVHPLVREAALPALRSLAEDIGATAHLTLVDGTEALAVAVVEPTWTDYHVAYRAGFRHSLDRGAAGRAILSGRQQPGDWPGYTLTHGELEAGASGAAAPLLGVTGVEGSVGVVMLADAVPERVGPRVMDAAREVADALR; via the coding sequence GTGACCGCGGAGACCTCTCAGACACTCGACCGGGGACTGCGTGTCCTCAAGCTGCTGGCCGACACCGATCACGGACTGACCGTCACCGAGCTGTCCAACAAGCTCGGGGTGAACCGAACCGTCGTGTACCGCCTGCTCGCCACCCTGGAGCAGCACTCCCTCGTCCGCCGTGACCTGGGCGGACGCGCCCGGGTCGGGCTGGGCGTGCTGCGGCTCGGGCGGCAGGTGCACCCCCTGGTACGGGAGGCCGCGCTGCCCGCGTTGCGGTCGCTGGCCGAGGACATAGGGGCGACCGCCCATCTCACCCTCGTCGACGGGACCGAGGCGCTGGCCGTCGCGGTCGTCGAGCCGACCTGGACGGACTATCACGTGGCGTACCGGGCCGGCTTCCGGCACTCGCTGGACCGGGGGGCCGCGGGACGCGCGATCCTGTCGGGCCGCCAGCAGCCGGGGGACTGGCCCGGGTACACGCTCACCCACGGGGAGCTGGAGGCGGGGGCCAGCGGGGCCGCCGCACCGCTGCTCGGGGTGACCGGGGTCGAGGGCAGCGTGGGCGTGGTCATGCTGGCGGACGCGGTGCCGGAGCGGGTCGGGCCGCGCGTCATGGACGCGGCCCGAGAGGTGGCCGACGCGCTGCGGTGA
- a CDS encoding type II toxin-antitoxin system death-on-curing family toxin, which yields MSCVYLTAEDVLAIAEHAVDDQVVVVRDAGLLESAVHRPSAAMFGQEAYTDLFDKAAALLQSLAINHPFLDGNKRTAWVSCVVFLAMNEVQLRPDIDVAERLVIGVSTGALDEVKAISEVLRDLAE from the coding sequence GTGAGCTGTGTCTATCTGACGGCCGAGGATGTCCTGGCCATCGCCGAACACGCGGTCGATGACCAGGTTGTCGTCGTGCGCGATGCCGGTCTGCTGGAGTCTGCCGTGCACCGCCCGTCGGCTGCGATGTTCGGACAGGAGGCGTACACCGACCTGTTCGACAAGGCGGCCGCACTCCTGCAGTCGTTGGCGATCAACCATCCCTTCCTCGACGGCAACAAGCGCACCGCCTGGGTGTCCTGTGTCGTCTTCCTCGCGATGAACGAGGTGCAGTTGCGGCCGGACATCGACGTGGCGGAGCGCCTGGTCATCGGCGTTTCCACCGGTGCCCTCGACGAGGTCAAGGCCATTTCCGAGGTGCTGCGAGACCTGGCCGAGTAG
- a CDS encoding tetratricopeptide repeat protein, which produces MSVENVVRAALRRVAGCAQGPGPGRGRGVAGAVVGCLVLGGVLMVVPPDGGGGAVARVVGAAGPEGRPAGAALVAGLPVAPAEVAAAVREREARVRARPRDHASWAVLGVAYTERARRTGRVADYPQAERALRTSLRLGPDGNAAALEGLTALANARRDFRTAQRWGEEAVRVAPARWTSYALLVDAYDGLGRYKAARATLDRMLALHSGPAARARAARVYWDQGAREDAATAISDAAASETTPAGPSAAGAAWWTLAGELAWERGEAAESLRYCEGARSEPDADACRGRALAALGRPAEGVRAYRTALSRRPSAEVALRLGELLESLGRRKEAREQYGVARALMARSAAAGVDEALVLGALEADHGDPEVAVRVLRAEWDRQPGVRVADALGWALHRAGEDREALGFARRATDRARGGEARSAVRAYHRGVIERALGLEAPARRHLAEARRLNPYVSVGGRLA; this is translated from the coding sequence ATGTCTGTGGAGAACGTGGTGCGGGCGGCGCTGCGCCGGGTCGCCGGGTGCGCCCAGGGGCCGGGTCCGGGGCGGGGGCGGGGAGTGGCCGGGGCCGTCGTCGGGTGCCTGGTGCTCGGAGGTGTGCTGATGGTCGTGCCGCCGGACGGTGGTGGCGGGGCGGTGGCACGGGTGGTGGGTGCGGCCGGGCCCGAGGGGCGCCCGGCGGGGGCCGCGCTCGTCGCCGGGCTGCCCGTCGCGCCGGCCGAGGTCGCGGCGGCCGTGCGGGAACGCGAGGCCCGGGTGCGCGCCCGTCCGCGTGATCACGCCTCCTGGGCGGTGCTCGGCGTGGCGTACACCGAGCGGGCCCGGCGGACCGGCCGTGTCGCCGACTACCCGCAGGCCGAACGCGCCCTGCGGACCTCGCTGCGGCTCGGGCCCGACGGCAACGCGGCCGCCCTCGAAGGCCTGACCGCTCTCGCGAACGCCCGCCGCGACTTCCGGACGGCGCAGCGCTGGGGCGAGGAGGCCGTACGGGTGGCGCCGGCGCGCTGGACCTCGTACGCGCTGCTCGTCGACGCGTACGACGGGCTCGGCCGGTACAAGGCGGCCCGCGCGACCCTGGACCGGATGCTCGCCCTCCACTCCGGTCCGGCGGCCCGGGCGCGGGCCGCGCGCGTCTACTGGGACCAGGGGGCGCGTGAGGACGCGGCCACGGCGATCTCGGACGCGGCGGCCTCGGAGACGACGCCGGCGGGGCCGTCGGCCGCGGGCGCCGCGTGGTGGACGCTGGCCGGGGAGCTGGCGTGGGAGCGGGGCGAGGCGGCGGAGTCGCTGCGGTACTGCGAGGGCGCCCGGAGCGAGCCGGACGCCGACGCCTGCCGGGGGCGGGCGCTGGCCGCGCTGGGGCGGCCGGCGGAGGGGGTGCGGGCGTACCGGACCGCGCTGTCGCGGCGGCCGTCGGCGGAAGTCGCGCTGCGGCTGGGCGAGCTGCTGGAGTCGCTGGGGCGGCGGAAGGAGGCGCGCGAGCAGTACGGCGTGGCGCGTGCCCTGATGGCACGGTCCGCCGCGGCCGGGGTCGACGAGGCGCTCGTCCTGGGCGCGCTGGAGGCGGACCACGGCGATCCGGAGGTGGCCGTGCGGGTGCTGCGGGCCGAGTGGGATCGTCAGCCGGGGGTGCGGGTGGCCGACGCGCTCGGGTGGGCGTTGCATCGGGCCGGGGAAGACCGGGAGGCGCTCGGGTTCGCCCGGAGGGCGACGGATCGGGCGCGGGGTGGGGAGGCGCGGAGCGCGGTCCGCGCGTATCACCGGGGGGTGATCGAACGGGCGCTGGGGCTGGAGGCCCCGGCGCGGCGCCACCTCGCGGAGGCGCGGCGGTTGAACCCGTACGTCTCGGTGGGCGGGCGGCTCGCGTGA
- a CDS encoding ribbon-helix-helix protein, CopG family: MAMNLRLRDDQTEALKLRAEEEGTSMHAILLRAVDDYLARTAHEVLVRKAAKEQTTKWAELLERLK; encoded by the coding sequence ATGGCCATGAACCTGCGTCTCCGCGACGACCAGACCGAAGCTCTGAAGTTGCGCGCCGAGGAGGAGGGCACGAGCATGCACGCGATACTGCTGCGGGCCGTGGACGACTATCTGGCCAGGACGGCTCACGAGGTGCTGGTCCGTAAGGCGGCCAAGGAGCAGACCACCAAATGGGCGGAGTTGCTGGAGCGGCTGAAGTGA
- a CDS encoding MarR family winged helix-turn-helix transcriptional regulator produces MTPVTENDEPLPPDLLAGRLSEVFAVLGPLYRRTTRALELKERKEGFPVGVRAVLELLRMGGQPMTVPQMGRTLALSRQFVQRMVNEAAGRDLVEAVPNPAHQRSSLIRLTDTGRATIDALVARERVLLRQACDDLTGADIDACVRVLTRLLALFEDVDVN; encoded by the coding sequence GTGACCCCCGTGACAGAGAACGATGAGCCGCTGCCGCCCGACCTGCTCGCCGGGCGGCTGTCCGAGGTGTTCGCCGTCCTCGGCCCCCTCTACCGGCGGACGACCCGTGCGCTGGAGCTGAAGGAACGCAAGGAGGGGTTCCCCGTCGGCGTACGCGCCGTGCTGGAGCTGTTGCGCATGGGCGGGCAACCCATGACCGTGCCGCAGATGGGCCGGACGCTGGCGCTGAGCAGGCAGTTCGTGCAGCGCATGGTCAACGAGGCGGCGGGCCGGGACCTCGTCGAGGCCGTCCCGAACCCCGCGCACCAGCGGTCCTCCCTGATCAGGCTGACCGACACGGGCCGGGCGACCATCGACGCGCTGGTCGCCCGGGAGCGCGTGCTGCTGCGGCAGGCGTGCGACGACCTGACCGGCGCCGACATCGACGCCTGCGTACGGGTGCTGACGCGACTCCTCGCGCTCTTCGAGGACGTGGACGTCAACTGA
- a CDS encoding Lrp/AsnC family transcriptional regulator, translated as MAIDHLDGQLIVLLAREPRIGVLEMSRRLGVARGTVQARLDRLQSHGVIRGFGPEVDPAALGYPVTAFATLQIRQGQGADVRAHLATVPEVLELHTTTGSGDMLCRLVARSNADLQRVIDRVVGIDGIVRAATAIVMENPVPLRIIPLVEQAAQAAQAAHQVASGPTAEEGFGGTG; from the coding sequence ATGGCGATCGATCATCTGGACGGGCAGCTGATCGTCCTGCTCGCGCGGGAGCCGCGGATCGGGGTGCTGGAGATGTCACGGCGGCTGGGGGTCGCGCGGGGCACCGTGCAGGCCCGGCTGGACCGGCTCCAGTCGCACGGAGTCATCCGCGGGTTCGGCCCCGAGGTCGATCCGGCCGCGCTCGGCTATCCGGTCACGGCGTTCGCGACGCTGCAGATCAGACAGGGACAGGGAGCCGACGTACGGGCCCACCTGGCGACCGTCCCGGAGGTGCTGGAGCTGCACACGACGACCGGCAGCGGGGACATGCTCTGCCGGCTCGTGGCCCGTTCGAACGCCGATCTCCAGCGGGTGATCGACCGGGTCGTCGGCATCGACGGCATCGTCCGGGCCGCCACGGCGATCGTCATGGAGAACCCCGTTCCGCTGCGGATCATCCCGCTGGTGGAGCAGGCGGCACAAGCGGCGCAGGCGGCTCACCAGGTGGCCTCGGGCCCGACGGCGGAGGAAGGGTTCGGGGGGACGGGGTGA
- a CDS encoding MFS transporter, with protein MADSEARDTGVTPNPAPPAVPDDADGVLSRSHRGLSIGIVSVVLLIAFEAMAVGTAMPVAARELDGISAYGFAFSAYFTTSLFGMVLAGQWADRRGPLGSLTAGIGAFAVGLVLSGTAGAMWLFVLGRAVQGLGGGLVIVALYVVVGRAYPERLRPSIMAAFAASWVVPSVVGPLASGAVTEQLGWRWVFLGIPVLVLLPLGLALPQIRRRASGPVRTRGAAADSSSTTASASTPASTFGGRRIRLALGISLGAGLLQYAAQDPRWWSVVPAVAGVGLLVPAVLGLLPRGTYRAARGLPSVVLLRGVAAGSFVAAESFVPLMLVTQRGLSPTLAGFSLAAGGATWALGSWVQARARVEPYRERLMTVGMLLVAAAITTLPGVLVDSVPVWTVAVAWAFGCFGMGLVISSTSVLLLQLSAPEEAGTNSAALQISDGLTNALLLAAGGAAFAALGGGAVGHTAATAAGTASHPAAFVAVFLPMAGVALVGAWVTTRLRDH; from the coding sequence ATGGCCGACTCCGAGGCGCGTGACACGGGCGTCACGCCGAACCCCGCCCCGCCCGCCGTCCCCGACGACGCGGACGGTGTGCTGAGCCGCTCCCACCGGGGGCTCAGTATCGGGATCGTGTCGGTCGTGCTGCTGATCGCGTTCGAGGCGATGGCGGTCGGCACCGCCATGCCGGTCGCGGCGCGCGAGCTGGACGGGATCTCGGCGTACGGATTCGCGTTCTCGGCGTACTTCACGACCAGCCTGTTCGGGATGGTGCTGGCGGGCCAATGGGCGGACCGGCGGGGGCCGTTGGGGTCGCTGACCGCGGGGATCGGTGCCTTCGCCGTGGGGCTGGTGCTGTCGGGTACCGCCGGGGCGATGTGGCTGTTCGTCCTCGGGCGGGCCGTGCAGGGGCTCGGCGGCGGACTGGTGATCGTCGCGCTGTACGTCGTGGTCGGGCGCGCCTACCCGGAGCGGCTGCGGCCGTCGATCATGGCGGCCTTCGCGGCGAGCTGGGTCGTCCCGTCCGTGGTCGGTCCGCTCGCCTCGGGCGCGGTGACGGAACAGCTGGGCTGGCGCTGGGTGTTCCTGGGCATCCCGGTGCTCGTCCTGCTGCCGCTGGGGCTGGCGCTGCCGCAGATACGGCGCAGGGCCTCCGGGCCGGTGCGGACGCGGGGAGCGGCGGCCGACTCCTCCTCGACGACCGCCTCCGCCTCCACCCCCGCCTCCACCTTCGGCGGCCGTCGCATCCGGCTCGCCCTCGGGATCTCGCTCGGCGCCGGGCTGTTGCAGTACGCGGCCCAGGACCCGCGGTGGTGGTCGGTCGTGCCTGCGGTCGCGGGGGTCGGGCTGCTGGTGCCGGCGGTGCTGGGGCTGTTGCCGCGCGGGACGTACCGGGCGGCGCGGGGGCTGCCGTCGGTGGTGCTGCTGCGCGGGGTGGCGGCGGGGTCGTTCGTGGCGGCCGAGTCGTTCGTGCCGTTGATGCTGGTCACCCAGCGGGGGCTGTCGCCGACGCTCGCCGGTTTCTCGCTCGCGGCGGGCGGGGCGACCTGGGCGCTGGGCTCCTGGGTGCAGGCGCGGGCGCGCGTGGAGCCGTACCGGGAGCGGCTGATGACGGTGGGGATGCTGCTGGTCGCGGCGGCGATCACCACGCTGCCGGGGGTGCTGGTCGACTCCGTGCCGGTGTGGACCGTGGCCGTCGCGTGGGCCTTCGGGTGCTTCGGGATGGGGCTCGTCATCTCCTCCACCAGCGTTCTTCTGCTCCAGTTGTCCGCCCCCGAGGAGGCGGGGACCAACTCCGCCGCGCTCCAGATCTCCGACGGTCTCACCAACGCGCTGCTCCTCGCGGCGGGCGGCGCCGCCTTCGCCGCGCTGGGCGGCGGCGCGGTCGGCCATACGGCCGCCACGGCCGCCGGTACCGCTTCCCACCCGGCGGCCTTCGTCGCGGTGTTCCTGCCGATGGCGGGGGTGGCGCTGGTGGGAGCGTGGGTGACCACGCGGCTGCGGGACCACTGA
- a CDS encoding S16 family serine protease has product MLSRLSSLSRPVAVAVCALPVVGLLATAVFAPLPFSVAQPGMTANVLGENKGDPVITISGAEARKTSGQLRMTTIEATGPGTRVGLGDVLDGWFRTDQAVMPREAVYPSGDTTEEIQKHNEAEMKESQDTATEAALAYLGEDSGDIEVTLRLADVGGPSAGLLFSLGIVDKLDGDGSGGDLTGGRVIAGTGTIDTAGRVGPVGGVALKTQAARRDGATVFLVPKAECADAQSELPKGLRLIPVTTLKGAVGSLVALETGGGKVPSC; this is encoded by the coding sequence GTGCTCTCTCGTCTCTCCAGCCTTTCGCGTCCCGTGGCCGTAGCCGTCTGCGCCCTTCCCGTGGTGGGGCTGCTCGCCACGGCGGTGTTCGCGCCGTTGCCGTTCTCCGTGGCGCAGCCGGGGATGACGGCGAACGTGCTGGGCGAGAACAAGGGGGACCCGGTGATCACGATCAGCGGCGCGGAGGCCCGCAAGACCAGCGGGCAGCTGCGGATGACGACGATCGAGGCGACCGGACCGGGCACCCGCGTCGGACTCGGCGACGTGCTCGACGGCTGGTTCCGCACGGACCAGGCCGTCATGCCGCGCGAGGCGGTCTACCCCAGCGGCGACACCACCGAGGAGATCCAGAAGCACAACGAGGCCGAGATGAAGGAGTCCCAGGACACGGCCACCGAGGCGGCGCTCGCCTACCTCGGCGAGGACTCCGGCGACATCGAGGTCACCCTGCGGCTCGCCGACGTCGGCGGACCCAGCGCGGGTCTGCTGTTCTCCCTCGGCATCGTCGACAAGCTCGACGGCGACGGCAGCGGCGGCGACCTCACGGGCGGTCGGGTCATCGCCGGTACGGGGACCATCGACACCGCCGGCCGGGTCGGCCCCGTCGGCGGGGTCGCGCTCAAGACCCAGGCGGCCCGCCGCGACGGCGCGACCGTCTTCCTCGTCCCCAAGGCCGAGTGCGCCGACGCGCAGAGCGAACTGCCCAAGGGGCTGCGGCTCATCCCGGTGACGACGCTGAAGGGCGCGGTCGGCTCGCTCGTGGCGCTGGAGACGGGCGGGGGCAAGGTCCCCAGCTGCTGA
- a CDS encoding SsgA family sporulation/cell division regulator, whose amino-acid sequence MRHTVVERELELGLVLSPERSIPVPAKLVFRSDDPYAVHIAFHINSDRPVNWTFARELLVEGVFRPCGHGDVRVWPTKVSGRSVVLMALSSPDGDALLEAPAAAVSAWLERTLRVVPPGAEFDMLRIDDGLAELLAQ is encoded by the coding sequence ATGCGGCACACCGTCGTGGAGCGCGAACTGGAGCTGGGACTCGTCCTGTCGCCCGAGCGCAGCATCCCCGTACCGGCCAAGCTCGTCTTCCGCAGCGACGACCCGTACGCCGTCCACATCGCCTTCCACATCAACTCCGACCGCCCGGTGAACTGGACGTTCGCCCGGGAGCTGCTGGTGGAGGGGGTGTTCCGGCCGTGCGGGCACGGGGACGTGCGGGTGTGGCCGACGAAGGTGTCGGGCCGGAGCGTCGTGCTGATGGCACTCAGCTCGCCGGACGGGGACGCGCTGCTGGAGGCGCCGGCCGCCGCCGTGTCGGCCTGGCTGGAGCGGACCCTGCGGGTGGTGCCGCCGGGTGCGGAGTTCGACATGCTGCGGATCGACGACGGCCTGGCGGAACTCCTCGCCCAGTGA
- a CDS encoding DEAD/DEAH box helicase produces MTTTATSSNHHLSPAFPGRAPWGTASKLRAWQQGAMDRYIQEQPRDFLAVATPGAGKTTFALTLASWLLHHHVVQQVTVVAPTEHLKKQWAEAAARIGIKLDPEYSAGPLSKEYDGVAVTYAGVGVRPMLHRNRSEQRKTLVILDEIHHAGDSKSWGEACLEAFEPATRRLALTGTPFRSDTNPIPFVAYEEGADGIRRSSADYTYGYGNALADNVVRPVIFLSYSGNMRWRTKAGDEIEARLGEPMTKDAISQAWRTALDPRGEWMPSVLRAADQRLTEVRKGIPDAGALVIATDQDSARAYAKLIREITGTSATVVLSDDSGASNRIDEFAHGTDRWMVAVRMVSEGVDVPRLAVGVYATTISTPLFFAQAVGRFVRSRRRGETASVFLPTIPDLLTFANEMEVERDHALDKPKKEGEEDPYAEEDKLLAEAEREQDEDTGDQDMLPFEALESDAVFDRVMYNGAEFGMQAHPGSEEEQDYLGIPGLLEPDQVQLLLQKRQARQIAHSRKKPDAEADLVELPADRRPVVTHKELLELRKQLNGMVGAYSHQCGKPHGVIHTEVRRVCGGPPSAEATAGQLRQRIAKVQEWATRMR; encoded by the coding sequence GTGACTACCACCGCCACCTCCTCGAACCACCACCTCTCTCCCGCCTTCCCCGGCCGTGCCCCCTGGGGTACCGCCAGCAAGCTGCGTGCCTGGCAGCAGGGGGCGATGGACAGGTACATCCAGGAGCAGCCGCGGGACTTCCTCGCGGTCGCGACCCCCGGCGCCGGGAAGACGACCTTCGCGCTGACGCTCGCGTCCTGGCTGCTGCACCACCATGTCGTGCAGCAGGTGACGGTCGTGGCGCCCACCGAGCATCTGAAGAAGCAGTGGGCCGAGGCCGCGGCACGGATAGGGATCAAGCTGGACCCGGAGTACAGCGCGGGGCCGCTCAGCAAGGAGTACGACGGCGTCGCGGTCACGTACGCGGGTGTGGGCGTGCGGCCCATGCTGCACCGCAACCGCAGCGAGCAGCGCAAGACCCTCGTCATCCTCGACGAGATCCACCACGCCGGTGACAGCAAGTCCTGGGGCGAGGCGTGCCTGGAGGCCTTCGAGCCCGCCACCCGGCGGCTCGCCCTCACCGGCACGCCCTTCCGTTCCGACACCAACCCCATCCCGTTCGTGGCGTACGAGGAGGGGGCGGACGGGATCCGGCGGTCGTCCGCCGACTACACCTACGGCTACGGCAACGCGCTCGCCGACAACGTCGTGCGGCCCGTCATCTTCCTCTCCTACAGCGGCAACATGCGCTGGCGGACCAAGGCGGGCGACGAGATCGAGGCCCGTCTCGGCGAACCCATGACCAAGGACGCGATCAGTCAGGCCTGGCGTACGGCCCTCGATCCGCGCGGCGAGTGGATGCCGAGCGTGCTGCGCGCCGCCGACCAGCGGCTCACCGAGGTCAGGAAGGGCATCCCGGACGCCGGTGCCCTCGTCATCGCCACCGACCAGGACTCCGCCCGCGCCTACGCCAAGCTGATCCGCGAGATCACGGGGACGAGCGCGACGGTCGTCCTCTCCGACGACTCGGGCGCCTCGAACCGTATCGACGAGTTCGCTCACGGCACCGACCGCTGGATGGTCGCCGTGCGGATGGTGTCCGAGGGCGTCGACGTGCCCCGGCTGGCCGTGGGGGTCTACGCCACCACCATCTCCACCCCGCTCTTCTTCGCCCAGGCCGTCGGCCGCTTCGTACGGTCCCGGCGGCGCGGCGAGACCGCGTCCGTGTTCCTGCCGACCATCCCCGACCTGCTGACCTTCGCCAACGAGATGGAGGTGGAGCGGGACCACGCCCTCGACAAGCCGAAGAAGGAGGGCGAGGAGGACCCGTACGCCGAGGAGGACAAGCTCCTCGCGGAGGCGGAGCGGGAGCAGGACGAGGACACCGGCGACCAGGACATGCTGCCGTTCGAGGCGCTGGAGTCGGACGCGGTGTTCGACCGGGTCATGTACAACGGCGCCGAGTTCGGCATGCAGGCCCACCCCGGGAGCGAGGAGGAGCAGGACTACCTCGGCATCCCGGGTCTGCTGGAGCCGGACCAGGTGCAGTTGCTGCTCCAGAAGCGGCAGGCGCGGCAGATCGCGCACAGCCGCAAGAAGCCGGACGCGGAGGCCGATCTGGTGGAGCTGCCCGCCGACCGGCGGCCCGTCGTCACCCACAAGGAACTGCTGGAGCTGCGTAAACAGCTCAACGGCATGGTCGGCGCGTACTCCCACCAGTGCGGCAAGCCGCACGGCGTCATCCACACCGAGGTACGGCGGGTGTGCGGCGGACCGCCGAGCGCCGAGGCCACGGCCGGGCAGCTGCGGCAGCGCATCGCCAAGGTGCAGGAGTGGGCCACCCGGATGAGGTGA
- a CDS encoding alpha/beta fold hydrolase: MTETSQVTLRTFASDDGPLAYQDVGSGPPLVLLHGGFTDHRMWHDLVPALAAGHRVIAPDARGHGASANASGPFRFTDDLAALLRHLDTGPAILVGLSMGGGTAVDTALEHPGLVRALVVSGVGTSEPELTDPWTKDSTARYYGALMSGDIERWLDIVGETVAGPHRAVDDVDPEIVRRVREMSRATAAKHTLGETDWHVPVTDTWARAATIAVPVLALNGALDAPDLIAMAERLTRTVAGGGRAVSIEGAAHYPNMEQPEAFTDRLLDWLSTLDDRSGQSDRNDRSDRTC; the protein is encoded by the coding sequence ATGACCGAGACCTCGCAGGTCACCCTGCGCACGTTCGCGTCCGACGACGGCCCGCTCGCCTATCAGGACGTCGGTTCGGGCCCTCCGCTGGTGCTGCTGCACGGCGGCTTCACGGACCACCGCATGTGGCACGATCTGGTGCCCGCCCTCGCGGCCGGCCACCGGGTCATCGCCCCGGACGCGCGGGGGCACGGCGCCTCCGCCAACGCGAGTGGGCCCTTCCGGTTCACCGACGACCTCGCCGCGCTGCTGCGCCACCTGGACACCGGCCCGGCGATCCTGGTCGGCCTGTCGATGGGCGGCGGCACCGCCGTCGACACGGCACTGGAACATCCCGGGCTCGTACGCGCCCTCGTCGTCAGCGGCGTCGGGACCAGCGAGCCCGAGCTCACGGACCCGTGGACCAAGGACAGCACCGCCCGGTACTACGGCGCGCTGATGTCGGGCGACATCGAGAGGTGGCTGGACATCGTCGGCGAGACCGTCGCGGGCCCGCACCGGGCGGTCGACGACGTGGACCCCGAGATCGTGCGGCGTGTGCGGGAGATGAGCCGCGCCACCGCCGCCAAGCACACCCTCGGCGAGACGGACTGGCACGTCCCGGTGACCGACACCTGGGCCCGCGCCGCCACCATCGCCGTCCCCGTGCTCGCCCTCAACGGCGCTCTGGACGCCCCCGACCTCATCGCCATGGCCGAGCGCCTGACCAGGACGGTCGCGGGCGGGGGCCGGGCCGTCTCGATCGAGGGTGCGGCCCACTACCCCAACATGGAGCAGCCGGAGGCCTTCACCGACCGTCTACTGGACTGGCTGAGCACGCTGGACGACCGGAGCGGCCAAAGCGACCGGAACGACCGGAGCGACCGGACCTGCTGA